The Caballeronia sp. Lep1P3 genome segment GCGGCCTGCATGATCGCGTGGACCTGCTCCATGTTGTTCACGTTGAATGCGGGCACGCCGTAGTCATGCTCCGCCGCGTGGTCCAGCAATTGCCTCAGTGCGATCAATGGCATTGTCGTTCTCCTAACTATTATGGTGAATTCGAACCACGCGCCGCGCCTCTTCCACGAGCGCCTCTTGCGTCACGCCGAAGTGCGCGTACAGATCTTCAGCGGGCGCCGATTCGCCGAACCGGTCGATGCCGACAACGCCGCCCTTCAATCCGACGTACTGCCGCCAGAACGATGTGACGCCCGCCTCTATCGCCACGCGCGGCACGCCTTCCGGCAAGACGCGCTCGCGCCACGCGTGGCATTGACGGTCGAACACGGTGGAGGACGGCATCGACACGACGCGCGCAAGAATGCCTTCGCGCGTGAGCCGTTCGGCCGCCTGCATCGCGAGCGCGACCTCCGATCCGGTCGCGATCAACACGACACGCCGCGCATCGCGCTCACATGCTCCCGGCCAATCCACGAGCACGTACCCGCCGCGCTCGATGCCGTCTATCTGCGCCTCGTCGCGCTCGACAAACGGCACGCTCTGGCGCGACAGAAGCAGGCACGAGGGCCGGTCGCGGTCGATTGCGCTGATCCACGCCTGCGCGGTTTCGACGGCATCGCACGGACGCCAGACGTCGAGGCCGGGGATCATGCGCAAGCTCGCCGCATGCTCGATGGGCTGATGCGTCGGACCGTCTTCGCCGAGGCCGATGGAATCGTGCGTGAAGACGAATACCGTGCGCGTCTTCATCAGCGCGGCCATGCGCAACGCATTGCGCGCATAGTCGGAAAATGTGAGGAACGTGCCGCCAAACGGCAGATAGCCGCGATGCAGCGCGATGCCGTTCATCATCGCGCTCATGCCGAACTCGCGTACGCCGTAGTGAATGTAGTTCGCTTTACCCGACGATGCACTCACGTCCACCGCGTCTTTCCAGCGCGTGAGATTCGATCCCGTTAGATCCGCCGATCCGCCGAGCAGTTCGGGCAAGACGCGTGCAAGCGCTTCTATGGCGAGTTGCGATGCCTTGCGCGTCGCAACGCTTTGCCGCGCGCGATTCGTTTCGCGCAGGAGCGCATGTGCCGCATCGCGCCAGTTCGCGGGCAGCGCACCGCGCGTGCGTCGCTCGAACTCAGCCGCCTGCGCGGGATACGCTCGCCGATACGCGTCCATGCGGCGCATCCAGTCTTTCTGCGCGGTCTGGCCCTGGTCTCGCGCGTTCCAAAGTTCACGAATGTGCGCGGGAATATCGAACGGCGCATGCGGCCAGTCGAGCGAGCGACGCGTTGCCTGCACTTCGCTCGCGCCGAGCGGCGCGCCGTGGACGTCATGCGTGCCGGCCATCGAAGGCGAGCCGTGGCCGATGGTCGTCTTGCAACAGATGAGCGTCGGACGATCCGACCTACGCGCACGCTCGATCGCTTCGTCTATTGATTCGACATCCTGACCATCTACCGGCGCGATCACGTTCCATCCATATGATGTGAAGCGTTGAGGCGTGTCGTCGGTGAACCAGCCTTGCACATGACCATCGATGGAGATGCCGTTATCGTCATACAGCACGATGAGCTTGTTGAGCCGCAGCGTTCCCGCGAGCGACGCCGCCTCGTGCGACACGCCCTCCATCAGACAGCCATCGCCGACGAACGCATACGTCCGATGATCGACGATCTCATGCCCCGGCCGATTGAACTCCCGCGCGAGCAGCGTTTCCGCGAGCGCCATGCCCACCGCGTTCGCGAAGCCTTGTCCAAGCGGTCCGGTCGTGGTTTCGACGCCGGGCGTCAAGCCCGCTTCCGGATGTCCCGGCGTCCTGCTTCCGAACTGACGGAAGCGCCGAAGCTCGTCCATCGCCAAGTCATAGCCCGTGAGATGCAGAAGCGCATACAGCAGCATCGAGCCATGTCCGTTCGACAGCACGAAGCGATCGCGGTCCGGCCAGTCTGGATCGGCGGGATTGTGCTTGAGATGCCGCGTCCACAGCGCGACCGCGATTTCGGCCATGCCCATCGGCATGCCGGGATGACCCGAGTTCGCGCGCTGCACCGCATCCACTGCGAGCATGCGCAACGCGTTGGCCATCTGCCGCGTATCGGGCGATCGAAATGTCCTCGGCAAAGCATCGGCAACGGCATTCATGAATGCCTCCTTGTCTGCAATGAGAAATCGGTACTAGCGGCTCAGGCGCGCGCGCGGCGGTCGCGTAGTTGAAGGATCATCGGCGTGAAGATGAGCTGCATCGCAAGACCCATCTTTCCGCCGGGAACCACGATCACGTTCGGGCGCGACATGAACGAGTCGTGCAGCATCGTCAGCAGATACGGAAAGTCGATACCTCTCGGCTTCGCGAAACGAATCACGACGAAGCTCTCGTCGGGCTGAGGAATCTCGCGCGCAGTGAACGGGTTCGATGTATCCACGGTCGGCACGCGCTGGAAGTTCACATGCGTGCGAGAGAACTGCGGGCAGATGTAGTTCACGTAATCGGGCATGCGGCGCAGAATCGTATCCACCACCGCTTCATGCGAATAGCCGCGCATCGTCTGATCGCGGTGCAGCTTCTGAATCCATTCGAGATTGATGATCGGCACCACGCCGACGAGCAAGTCCGCATGACGCGCGATATCCACCTTCTCCGTGACGGCGCCACCGTGAAGGCCTTCGTAGAAGATCATGTCGGTATCCGGCGCGATATCCTCCCACGGCGTGAACGTGCCCGCGTCCTGCCTGTAATGCGCGGCCTCCGTCTCATCGTGAACGTAGCGGCGAAACTGGCCGCGTCCGCTTTCGCCATAGGTCGCAAAGAGCTGCGCGAGCTCTTCGAGCAGGTTCGCTTCAGGGCCGAAGTGGCTGAAATTGTGCTGACCGTCGCGCTCGCTTTGCTTCATCGCTTCGCGCATGCCGAGCCGGTCATAGCGATGAAATGCGTCGCCTTCGACGATCTGCGCGTTGATGCGCTCGCGCCTGAAGATGTGCGTGAAGCTCTTCATGACGGTGGTCGTACCCGCGCCGCTCGAACCGGTCACGGCGATGATCGGATGCTTGATGGACATGCGCGTCTCCCTGTGTCGTTATCTTCGAACTCATGCGGACGTCTCGGGTAGAAAGAGCGAGCGTTCGTTGAAGAGCGGCGACGTGAAAGGCTTGTCCTCGCCGCGGTCGTATTCGCCGTGATACCGCTGGATGCGCGCGACTTCGTTGCACGAGCCGAGTATCACCGGCACGCGCTGATGCAGCGCGCGCGGCATCACATCGAGAATGCGCTCGCGTCCGGTGATCGAAAGCCCGCCCGCCTGTTCGACGACGAAACTCATCGGACTCGCTTCGTAGAGCATTCGCAGCCGGCCTTCCATCGATGGCGTCCTGAAGTCGCGCGGATACATGAACACGCCGCCGCGCATGAGGATGCGATGCACTTCCGCGACCATCGACGCGATCCATCGCATGTTGAAGTCCTGCGCGCGGCATCCTGTGCGGCCGTCCTTGCATTCCTGAACGTAGCGGCGCACGGGCGGTTCCCAGAAGCGTTCGTTGGATACATTGATTGCGAATTCGCACGAGTCTTCGGGGATGCGGATATCCGAATGCGTCAGTACGAAGTTGCCGACATCGCGTTCGAGCGTAAAGCCATGCGCGCCATTGCCGACGGTCAGCACGAGCATTGTCGAAGGACCGTAGATGGCGTAGCCCGCCGCGACCTGTTCGCATCCGCGGCGAAGGAATTCGCCTTCGTCCGGCGCATCCTGCCGGGCGCCACTTCTTTTGAGCACCGAGAAAATCGAGCCGACGACGCCATTGATATCGATGTTCGATGATCCATCGAGCGGGTCGAAGGCAAGCAGATAATCGCCGCGTGGATAAGGCTCGGGGACGGCATAAACTCCTTCCATTTCTTCCGACACCATGCCCGCCAGCAGGCCGTCCCATTCGCAGTGTTGCAGGAAGATTTCGTTCGCCACGAGGTCGGGCTTCTTCTGCTCTTCGCCATGCGTATTGACGCTGTGCGCCGAGCCGTGCTGACCGCCGAGTGCGCCGCGCGTGAGCGCCGCCGCGATCGTCTTCACCGATGCCGCGACATCGACGAGCAAGGCCGACAAGCCGCTTGCCGCATGCGGGCCGGGCTTGCGATCGAGCGTATCGATCAGGAACTTCGACAACGTCGTGCGTCCGTCCTGCATGGCGCCCTCCTTCACGATGGCGATTCGGTGAACACGCGGCTTGCGCGTATGTCGCATTGATCGAGCAGCATCAGTGCGTTGATGTCGGCGGGGCCGCTGCCGCGTTCGGCTGCCGCAAAAAGCCGGTTCGCCTGACGAAGACGCGCGCGGTCCAGCGCATTGCGCACCGAGCGAGCATTGGCGAAGTTCGGCTGATGGATGCGCCGCTCGAGATACTCTTCGAACGCGCGGCGCGCATCGTCGTCGAAGCGATAGTGCATGTCCGCGAGCATGTGTTCGGCAATCTTCAGCAACTCGTGCGGCGCGTAATCCGGAAAGACGATGTGATGTGCAATGCGCGAACGAAAGCCCGGATTGCTGCGAAAGAACGTCTCCATGCGCGACTCGTAACCCGCAAGAATCACAACGAGATCGTCGCGCTGGTTCTCCATCGTCTGAAGCAGAATTTCGATGGCCTCTTGCCCATAGTCGCGCTCGTTCTCCGGGCGATACAGGTAGTACGCTTCGTCGATGAAAAGCACGCCGCCCATCGCGCGCTTGAGCACTTCGCGCGTCTTCGGCGCGGTATGGCCGATGTACTGGCCGACCAGATCGTCGCGCGTGACGGACACGAGTTGATTGCGCCGAATGTAGCCGAGCCGGTTCAGCACTTGCGCCATGCGCAGCGCGACCGTCGTCTTGCCCGTGCCGGGATTGCCCGAGAAACACATGTGCAAGGTCGGTGCGCCGCTCGCCATGCCGAGCGTTTCGCGCGCGCGTTCCACCAGCAGATGCGCGGCGATTTCGCGGATGCGCGTCTTGACTGGCGCGAGGCCTATGAGATCGCGGTCCAGTTCGGCAAGCACTTCGCCGATGCGCGATTCGCGATAAAGCGCCATCAGGTCAGCGGCTTCTTCGATCGTGGCTTCTTCGGTCATGTTACGGGTTCCTGATTAATACCGCTCGCCCGCCGGACGATCGGTGGCATAGGTACGAATGCCATAGCGTTGCACGCGGCTCTTTTCATCGTGACGCTGCAAGCGGAAGCCTTGTTCGTCGGGCGGCCGGTTGACGATGAACGAGAGCCGCATCGTCTCGAAGCCGCGCACCGAATCGAACGCATTCACCTTGATGTAAAGGCGCGGATAGGTCTTTCGGCAAGCGTTCACTTCCATCATGACGCCGGCCGCATCGTGCAGGTCGAACATCGGAAGGCCCCACATGTCCCAGTACGTGTTGCGCGGATGCGGGTCGTCGGTGAATTCGACCGAGCAGGCCCATCCCTGATTCAGCGCGTAGTCGATCTGCGCGCGGATTTCCTCATCGCTCAAAGGCGGAAGAAAAGAGAACGTTCCCTGTGTGATGTGCATGTCGGTTCCTTTGACCGTTCAAGCCACGGATGGCGTGACCGCGAAATCGGGTGTATCGGTGGATGCGTAGTTGAAGGTGACATCGCGCCACGTATCGAGCGCGAGCTTGAGCGGCGTGCACCCGCGCGCGGCGGCTTCGAGAATGTCCGGCCCTTCGTTCGCGATGTCGCGCCCTTCGTTGCGCGCTTTCACCATCGCTTCGAGCGCGACGCGATTGGCGGTTGCGCCGGCCTGTATCCCTTGCGGATGCCCGATCGTTCCGCCGCCGAATTGCAGAATCGCATCGTCGCCGAAGAGGTCGAGCAACTGATGCATCTGCCCCGCGTGAATGCCGCCGGACGCCACAGGCATCACTTTGCGCAAGCCCGCCCACGGTTGATCGAAGAAGATGCCGCGCACGAGGTCGACCGGATTGCGCGCTTCGCGGCACACGTTGTAATAGCCCTGCACGGCAAGCGGATCGCCTTCCAGCTTGCCGACCGCCGTTCCCGCATGCGCGTGATCGACGCCCGCCATGCGCAGCCACTTCGCAATCACGCGAAACGAGATGCCGTGATTGCGCTGCCGCGTATAGGTGCCATGCCCCGCGCGATGCAGATGCAGGATCATGTCGTTCCTGCGCGCCCAGCGGGACATGGATTGAATCGCGGTCCAGCCGATCACGAGGTCGATCATCACGATGCACGAGCCGAGTTCCTTCGCGAATTCGGCGCGCTCGTACATGTCTTCCATCGTGCCCGCCGTCACGTTCAGATAGTGGCCCTTCATTTCACCGGTCTCGGCCTGCGCGCGGTTCACCGCTTCCATCGAAAAGAGATAGCGATCGCGCCAATGCATGAATGCCTGTGAATTGATGTTCTCGTCGTCCTTGAGGAAATCGAGGCCGCCCTTGAGACCTTCATAGACAACGCGGCCATAGTTCTTGCCCGACAACCCGAGCTTCGGCTTCACCGTTGCGCCGAGCAGCGGACGGCCATACTTATCGAGCCGTTCGCGCTCGACGACGATGCCCGTAGGCGGTCCCTGAAAGGTCTTGAGGTACGCAACGGGAATGCGCATGTCCTCCAGACGCAGCGCCTTGAGCGGCTTGAAGCCGAATACGTTGCCGATGATGGATGCCGTGAGATTCGCAACCGACCCTTCCTCGAATAGATCGAGTTCATACGCGATATACGCGAAGTATTGCGGCTCGTCGGCGCGCGCATTCGGCACAGGTTCCACGCGATACGCCTTCGCGCGATACATGTCGCACGCGGTCAGTCTGTCGGTCCATACGACGGTCCACGTCGCAGTGGACGATTCCCCAGCCACCGCAGCCGCCGCTTCTTCCGGCTCGACGCCCGGCTGCGGGGTGATGCGAAAGAGCGCGATGATGTCCGTTTCCTTGGGCGCGTAGTCGGGCTGCCAGTAACCCATCTCCCGATACTTCATCACGCCCGCCGCATAGCGCGAACGCGGAGCGGACGAACCGGATGAATCGCGTGCCGCTTCCACCGCGGCCTTGCTGAAGTCGTTCATTCCTTTTCCTCGATGAGAGGGGTGACGGGAACGACGTGCGCTCGAAGCCACCGGGCGACCGTCGCGTTCATGTGATGCGCCTGCTGTGATTGCAGAGTAGGCGCGGGCGCACTCGTTGGGAATTCACGAATTTCTTGCGCGAGCCTAAGCGATCGCTTATTCACCGTCACGCGCGCAGGCGGGACACTTTGCTGCGTTTCCGTCACAGTGCTTGCGTGCGAAGCGTGCCGACGCTTTGGCATGGCGCTTGCGTCTTTTAGCCGGCGCGCGGTCCGTGTGACGGATCGCGACGTCCGCATCGAACGCTTCATTTCAATCGTTCATCACCCAAGGAGAGACCTCATGCAATGGACCACGCCGAGCTTCACCGACATGCGTTTCGGCTTTGAAATCACGATGTATATCGCCACGCGCTGAAGAAGCGCATGCATCCCGCGCGAAGCGACCCTGCTTCGCGCGGACCGGACATGATCTACGAGACCATCGTCACCACCGCGGATCGCGACGGCACGCCGCATATCGCGCCAATGGGCGTGCGCTTCGAGGAAGGGTTTGCGATCCTCGCGCCGTTTCGCCCGTCGGCGACGCTCGATAACGTGATCGCGACGAAGAGCGCCGTCATCAACTTCACGACGGACGTGCGCGTTTTCGCGGGCTGCGTGACGGGCATCGAGCGTGACTGGCCGACGCGCGCCGCGAGCGTCGTGGCAGGCGTGCGGCTCGCGGACACGCTCGCGCATACGGAGCTGCGTCTCGACGAACTCTTCGACGACGAGACGCGTCCCGTATTGCGCATGGCGTGCGTGCATCGCGAAACGCATGCGCCGTTTGGCGGCTTCAACCGCGCGCAAGCGGCAGTCGTCGAAGGCGCGATTCTCGTGAGCCGTCTTTTCATGTTGCCGCCGGAAAAGGTGGATAGCGAGATCGACTACTTGCGCATTGCCATCGAGAAGACGGCGGGCGATGCGGAGCGCATCGCATGGAGCTGGTTGTTGCAGGCAATCGAACGGCACCGCATGACCCATCTCTCCGATCCTGGAATCTCCCGATGACCGCATTGCTCGCGAGCGTCCGCTCAGCCGACGAAGCATTCGATGCCGCGAAAGCCGGCGCCGAACTGATCGACCTCAAGGAACCGCACGCGGGCGCGTTAGGCGGCGTGGCTTTCGACGATATCGCGCGGATCGTGCGCGCGTTGCGCGCGCAGTATGCGATACGGCCGATCAGCGCGACCATCGGCGACCTGCCCAACGATGCGCTCGACGACATAACGCATCGCGTGCTGCAAGTCGCATCGAGCGGCGTCGATTACGTGAAAGTGGGCGTCGCGCCCGGACCGGCGGCCGCCGCATGCCTGCGTCATCTTGCGAGCCTGCCCGCGACGGTCGTGCCCGTGCTGTTATCGGACGATGGCGTCGATCGCGAGGTGGCCGCGCTCGCCGCGCAATTGGGCTTCGTCGGCATCGTGTTCGATACGGCGGCGAAGAACGGCCGCACGCTGTTCGATTGCGTCGATGTCGCGACGCTTGCGGCATGCATCGGACAAGCGCGTTCGCGCGGCGCGATGACGGCGCTCGCAGGCTCGCTCGGCTGGTCCGATCTCGAACGCATCCGCGCGCTCGCGCCCGATATCGCGGGCTTCAGAGGCGCGCTATGCGACGAACGCGATGGACGCACGGGCAGGCTCGACCCGCTGCGCGTGCAGAAGTGGGCGCGCGCGCTGCATGGCGGGCGCGAGATTGACGGCGATACGGCTCACGCCTGAAACGCGAGCAGGCGATCCCGCATGATGGACGCATCGCCCTTGTTGAACACTTCGACGAGATAATTCGCGTCCTTCACGTAAGCGGGAAAGCGCTTGTCCACGATACCGCTTGCCGCCAGCGTTTCGAGCGGCGCCTGCGTTCCCACGTCGCATGACTTGACGATCAGGAGGCGCTCCGCGTTGAGCGTCGTCGAAAGCCATGCGGCAAGGCTGTCGGATGTCGTGTCCCAGTTCGTCATGGAATCGGGCGTCGTGCGGATGAGATCGGTCGGCACCCATACAGCCACGCGACCATCGCGCAGTGCGCGGCGAATCCGCTCTTCGTTCGATGCCAGCACGAGTTCGGGCAGCACGCCTTGCATGAGGATCGCGTACTGCGCCATCGCGAGCAGGCACATGTTGTGCGCCGCGAGATCGTCGAAGCGCCATTCGCGCTGATATTGACGCACCGCGTCCGCGAAATCGCCGCCGCCCGGCACGATCACGACGCGCCCGCCGCCCACTTCCCAAAGCCGCGTCAACCACTCGCGCAGCGCGGGATCGTGGCTCAGGCTTCCCCCGATCTTGACCACCCACATGCCATTATCCTCGTTCGATGTTGACCGCTTCTATCGGCGATGCCGCAAGCAACGCCACCGCGACACTCGGCGCACACGTCGATGCCCACTGCGCGCATTGCGCGTCCGCTGAGGACACGCCTGCAAGACGCGCGAAATCGACGTAACCGCGCGCCTCTCTTTGCGCGAGCGCCGCCGCGAGAAAGCGTCCGCATCCCGCACCGACGACAGGCGCGCTCGCAAGCGCCGCGTGCTGGGCGCTCACGCGATGCAGATTCGCTTCGATTGCGCGCAACTGTTCATCGCGCCACTGCAACGCGAAACGCCGCCATTCGTCGGCGCTCGCATCGATTGCATCGCGTCCGATCATTCGTGCGATGCGCGCGCAACTCGCGGCCTCGGTCTTCGGTCCGTTGTCCGCGCTCGCATGCTGATCGTGGCCGGCCCACAACTCGCCTGTCAGACGATAGACGTCCGCCGTCGTCGCGAACCATTCGTTCATGACGCCCGTGCTTTCGCCGCGAAACGCGATGCGATGCGCGACGCCGCATAACGGCGTTCGCACGACGCCCTGATACACGAGTTCGCCGCTCGCGAGACGCTCGGCATCGTTCGTGCCGCGCGCGGCGACGCGGCCCGCGACGATCGGCACGATGTCCGTCGTGGTGCTGCCGATATCGACGAGCAATGCATGGTCCATGCGCGTCGCGACCCATTCGGCCGTGGCGAGCCAGTTCGCGGACGCCACTTTGCGCCAGCCGTCCGCGCATGCGGAACGCGCGAGCCAGTTGCGCTCGCCGCCATAAAAGAGCGTGCGCGCACCGAGCCGTCGCGAGATGGCGCCTGTGAGCATGCGCACGCCTTCTGCGCGGTCCGCGAAGAGATCGACCATTTCGCCTGTCATCGTGACGGCGTGACGCGCGCACGCATCGGCGGCTTGCGGCCAGCGCTCGAAGACGCAGTCGATGACGCGTTCGAGATGCGCGATGCCTTGCCACAGCGGACACGCCCATTGCGCGACATCGGCGAGCGCGCCCGCGCTGACCATCGACACCTTGACGTGCGCGCCGCCAACGTCCCAGCCGAAGACCGTCGCGATGCCGCCGCGCGTCGTCATGACGATGCCCCGCATGCGCGCAGCGAAGGGGCATCGTGCTGAAACCCCGGCACGCGATGCGCCGCGAGCAGGCGCGCGGCGAGCTCGTGCGTCCGGCTCAATTCCGCATAGGCAACGGTGAGGCGCGGATTCACTTCGATGACGACAGGCCCGCGTTCGCGATGCCATACGACGTCGATACCCACGAATCCGCGCAAGCCCGGCAGCGCGCGCGCGACACGCATGGCAAGCCGTTCGAGCACGCGGCCTTGCGTGCTGTTGCGATCGATCGCATCGGCATCGACGCCATCGAACTGAACGATGCGCTGATGCGGATTCGTGCGCGCCGCATCCGACAGACCGATGCGCTGACGATTGACCGATACGAGCTGCGTCGCGGCGTCGTCGCAGATGAGCGAAAGGCTCAGCGGTTCACCGTCGATCCATTCCTGCAGCACGGGACTGCGCCCTGCTGCCGCGCGCGCGTCGTATTCCGCGAGGGCAGCATGCAAATCGTCATAGAGATGCGTGTCGAGGCCGCCGGCGCCGTCGTCGGGCTTGACGACCCATTGGCGTGCGCCGCTTGCCGCCGCGTCTTCCGGTTGAAGCGCGGGCGTTGCCGCGATGCCCTGCGCCGCGAGGCAAGCGGCGGTCGCGCTCTTGCTCGATGCCGCGCGAATGGCCTCTTTCTCGCATCCGAGCCAGCGCGCCGCGCCGACGGCATCGTGCATGCGCAGGAGCAGGCCATCGCATTCGGGCGCGACGACGATGGCGTAATCGTGCTCGCGCGCCATGCGCGCCACGAAGCGCGTGATGGGCTCGCCCGGCTCCGCGCGTCGATACGTGCAGCGCGGGAGCGCGTGCGTTTGCTCGAAGCGCGAACTCGCGACGGTGAGTTCGATACCGGGCAGCGCGCGCAAGTCGGCGGCGATTGCATCGCGCATCACGCGGCCTTCGACGATGAGCGCGCTCAGGTCGTCGAAGCTGCCCGCGCTTGCGACATCGGGATCGATGCCGCCGCCGGTGAGATACTCGAACACGAATAGTCTGGTCAAGGGGATGCCATCCATGCAGGTGATACCGGTTCTTGATCTGCTCGACGCTCACGCGGTGCGCGCGGTGCGCGGCGAGCGGTCGCGCTATCGTCCGATCGAGTCATCGTTGTGCGCGACGAGCGATCCGCACGATGTGGCCCGCGCGCTCGTTGCCGCGACTGGCGCTTGCACGTTGTACGTGGCCGATCTCGGCGCGATTCTCGGGCGCGGCGCGCACATCGGCATGCTTGCGATGTTGTGCGATTCACTCGGCGCGGGCGTCGAAATATGGCTCGACGCGGGCTTCACCGAGTTTTCGTCGATGCACGCGCTCATGCAGGACGTTCTTCGCTCGACGCGATCGGGTCGTCCCGCGACGCTCGTGCCTGTGTTCGGCACCGAGACCTTGCTCGATCCACGCGCACTCGCGCATGCCGGCGCGGCCGGTTATGAGCCGATTCTTTCGCTCGACTATCGGGGAGGACGCGCGCTCGGCGCATCGTGTATCGATTGCGCACTGTGGCCGTCGCGGGTGATCGTCATGACGCTCGATCACGTTGGCGCTGCGGGTGGCCCTGATCTCGTCACGTTCGACGCTGTCCGTGGTCTTGCCGGTGGCCGCTCGGTGTTCGGGGCGGGCGGCGTGCGACATGATGAAGATCTTCGCGTTGTTGCGCAGCGCGGCGCGCAAGGGTGGCTCGTTGCTTCTGCTCTTCATGATCGGACCTTGCTCAGGGTTTCTTCGTTTTTGTGAGACTCAATATTTATGCCAATGGGTTTTGATTGTTCGTTTCGTTTCGTTTCTTTCTTTGTTGCGTGACAGTGTGTTGCACTCGTGTTGCGGTTTTTGTTTCGGTGCTTAGTTTTCATGTCGGTCTATTGGCGTTGCCCCTCCCCGGGGCGGGGGTCACTTTCTTTGCGGCTGCAAAGAAAGTAACCAAAGAAAGCAGCTTTTCAGCCCGGAGCATGGAATGTGTGAGTAGCTCGCGAAGAAGCATTGGCACTCGGTTAATAAACAGCCTTGAATGACCTTCCACGCCCGCTGAGCGCCACGTCCTCCGAGCCCTTTGGCTCGTTAACACCACATCCTCGTTTTGCGCTTATGCCTTCGGCCCCGTCGCTAGTCAGCGACGGACGTCCATGAATTGCCTGTCGCTATGGTCTTGCTCGCGCGGGAAGACAAGCACGCATACCTTCGCGAACCTTCGGTGTTATCGAGCCAAGGGGCTCGCAGGACGTGGCGCTCAGCGGGCGCGGAGAGTCATTCAAGGCTCTTTATTGATCTGAGTGCCAATGCGGACCTATCCGTAATTCCGTGGGCGAGGCATATCATGAGAGGTAAAAGTCATGGATATGCCGATGAAGAAGAAACGCACCGTCGCGTCCCAGGCAGCGGCCCGCGGGCCGCTGCCTGAGTTGCCTGAAGCGCTGCTTGATGAGCTGGTGAAGGGTCCGATGACGCCCGGTGAGGTCCAGGACCTGATGCTGGCGTTCAACAAGGCGCTCATCGAACGCGCGATGGGCGCGGAAATGAGCATGCATCTGGGCTACCGGCCCGGCCAGCCCAAGCCTGCCGAGCAGACCAATGAACGCAACGGCGCCAGCGGCAAGACCGTCATCACCGAGCGCGGCGCGGTGCGGGTCGATCTGCCGCGCGACCGTGAAGGCAGCTTCGAGCCGATCCTGATTCCCAGGCACGAGCGCCGTTTCGCGGGCTTTGACGAGCGCATCATCGCCATGTACGCACGCGGCATGAGCGTGCGCGAGATTCAGGCATTTCTGGCCGAAAGCTATGGCACCGAGGTCTCACCCGATTTCATCAGTTCGGTCACCGATGAGGTGATGGCTGAAACGCTGGCCTGGCAAAGCCGTCCACTCGAGGCGATGTACCCGGTGGTGTTCTTCGACGCGCTGCGCGTGAAGATCCGTGGCGACGGCGTGGTGAGCAACAAGGCGGTGTATCTGGCGCTGGGCATTCAGGCCGACGGCCAGCGCGACGTGCTCGGCCTGTGGATCGAGCAGACCGAAGGCGCGAAGTTCT includes the following:
- a CDS encoding ATP-grasp domain-containing protein, producing MTRLFVFEYLTGGGIDPDVASAGSFDDLSALIVEGRVMRDAIAADLRALPGIELTVASSRFEQTHALPRCTYRRAEPGEPITRFVARMAREHDYAIVVAPECDGLLLRMHDAVGAARWLGCEKEAIRAASSKSATAACLAAQGIAATPALQPEDAAASGARQWVVKPDDGAGGLDTHLYDDLHAALAEYDARAAAGRSPVLQEWIDGEPLSLSLICDDAATQLVSVNRQRIGLSDAARTNPHQRIVQFDGVDADAIDRNSTQGRVLERLAMRVARALPGLRGFVGIDVVWHRERGPVVIEVNPRLTVAYAELSRTHELAARLLAAHRVPGFQHDAPSLRACGASS
- a CDS encoding aspartate kinase, whose translation is MWVVKIGGSLSHDPALREWLTRLWEVGGGRVVIVPGGGDFADAVRQYQREWRFDDLAAHNMCLLAMAQYAILMQGVLPELVLASNEERIRRALRDGRVAVWVPTDLIRTTPDSMTNWDTTSDSLAAWLSTTLNAERLLIVKSCDVGTQAPLETLAASGIVDKRFPAYVKDANYLVEVFNKGDASIMRDRLLAFQA
- a CDS encoding (5-formylfuran-3-yl)methyl phosphate synthase, translating into MTALLASVRSADEAFDAAKAGAELIDLKEPHAGALGGVAFDDIARIVRALRAQYAIRPISATIGDLPNDALDDITHRVLQVASSGVDYVKVGVAPGPAAAACLRHLASLPATVVPVLLSDDGVDREVAALAAQLGFVGIVFDTAAKNGRTLFDCVDVATLAACIGQARSRGAMTALAGSLGWSDLERIRALAPDIAGFRGALCDERDGRTGRLDPLRVQKWARALHGGREIDGDTAHA
- a CDS encoding form I ribulose bisphosphate carboxylase large subunit, which translates into the protein MNDFSKAAVEAARDSSGSSAPRSRYAAGVMKYREMGYWQPDYAPKETDIIALFRITPQPGVEPEEAAAAVAGESSTATWTVVWTDRLTACDMYRAKAYRVEPVPNARADEPQYFAYIAYELDLFEEGSVANLTASIIGNVFGFKPLKALRLEDMRIPVAYLKTFQGPPTGIVVERERLDKYGRPLLGATVKPKLGLSGKNYGRVVYEGLKGGLDFLKDDENINSQAFMHWRDRYLFSMEAVNRAQAETGEMKGHYLNVTAGTMEDMYERAEFAKELGSCIVMIDLVIGWTAIQSMSRWARRNDMILHLHRAGHGTYTRQRNHGISFRVIAKWLRMAGVDHAHAGTAVGKLEGDPLAVQGYYNVCREARNPVDLVRGIFFDQPWAGLRKVMPVASGGIHAGQMHQLLDLFGDDAILQFGGGTIGHPQGIQAGATANRVALEAMVKARNEGRDIANEGPDILEAAARGCTPLKLALDTWRDVTFNYASTDTPDFAVTPSVA
- the pqqA gene encoding pyrroloquinoline quinone precursor peptide PqqA — its product is MQWTTPSFTDMRFGFEITMYIATR
- a CDS encoding DUF447 domain-containing protein, with product MIYETIVTTADRDGTPHIAPMGVRFEEGFAILAPFRPSATLDNVIATKSAVINFTTDVRVFAGCVTGIERDWPTRAASVVAGVRLADTLAHTELRLDELFDDETRPVLRMACVHRETHAPFGGFNRAQAAVVEGAILVSRLFMLPPEKVDSEIDYLRIAIEKTAGDAERIAWSWLLQAIERHRMTHLSDPGISR
- a CDS encoding hydantoinase/oxoprolinase family protein codes for the protein MTTRGGIATVFGWDVGGAHVKVSMVSAGALADVAQWACPLWQGIAHLERVIDCVFERWPQAADACARHAVTMTGEMVDLFADRAEGVRMLTGAISRRLGARTLFYGGERNWLARSACADGWRKVASANWLATAEWVATRMDHALLVDIGSTTTDIVPIVAGRVAARGTNDAERLASGELVYQGVVRTPLCGVAHRIAFRGESTGVMNEWFATTADVYRLTGELWAGHDQHASADNGPKTEAASCARIARMIGRDAIDASADEWRRFALQWRDEQLRAIEANLHRVSAQHAALASAPVVGAGCGRFLAAALAQREARGYVDFARLAGVSSADAQCAQWASTCAPSVAVALLAASPIEAVNIERG